The Clostridium sp. AWRP genome has a window encoding:
- a CDS encoding alpha/beta hydrolase, with protein MIGDERVLEIVKSMRLQKEAKIEKFSIVGKEVFIPTREGKTRCLIYRSKNKRSMVPVFFDVHGGGFVMGSPENDDKFSNLVRNELDITVISIDYRLAPEYKCPTDKNDVYDVVKYVSFHNDEFEIDPNNMAIGGHSAGGNISTVVCMMAKRKNEFSFKCQILDYPPLDLATPARKKFYVEGAIPPERAEIFDKCYRREEYAKNSYCSPVFAAVDELKDLPPAIVLTCEIDSLRDEAEEYAKKLIKAGVETTAKRFYGVSHGFAISKFELPQSSEAHKMMIDGLRKYLLK; from the coding sequence ATGATTGGTGATGAAAGAGTTCTTGAAATTGTAAAAAGTATGAGGCTTCAAAAAGAAGCAAAAATAGAAAAGTTTAGTATTGTAGGCAAAGAGGTTTTTATTCCAACTAGAGAGGGGAAAACTCGCTGTCTAATTTATAGATCTAAAAATAAGAGATCAATGGTCCCGGTTTTTTTTGATGTCCATGGTGGTGGTTTTGTAATGGGATCGCCTGAAAATGACGATAAATTTTCTAACTTAGTTAGAAATGAATTAGATATAACTGTTATTTCAATTGATTACAGATTAGCTCCTGAGTATAAGTGCCCAACAGATAAAAATGATGTTTATGATGTTGTAAAGTATGTAAGCTTCCATAATGATGAGTTTGAAATTGATCCTAATAATATGGCAATTGGCGGACATAGTGCTGGTGGTAATATATCAACAGTAGTATGTATGATGGCAAAGAGAAAAAATGAATTTTCTTTTAAATGTCAGATTCTTGATTACCCACCGCTTGATTTAGCCACACCAGCCAGAAAAAAGTTCTATGTAGAAGGTGCAATACCACCTGAAAGAGCTGAAATATTTGATAAATGTTATAGAAGAGAAGAATACGCTAAAAATTCATATTGTTCACCAGTATTTGCAGCTGTTGACGAGCTTAAAGATCTACCACCAGCAATAGTTTTAACTTGTGAAATAGATTCTCTTAGAGATGAAGCAGAAGAATATGCTAAAAAACTTATAAAAGCAGGGGTCGAAACAACAGCAAAGAGATTTTATGGGGTATCCCATGGTTTTGCAATTTCTAAATTTGAATTGCCTCAAAGCAGTGAAGCACATAAAATGATGATTGATGGATTAAGAAAATATTTACTAAAATAA
- a CDS encoding FAD-dependent oxidoreductase — MNKYKKLFEPVKIGKCEIKNRFALAPMGPLGLADSEGGFNQRGIDYYTERAKGGTGLIITGVTFVDNEVEEHGMPNCPCPTHNPVQFVRTAREMTERIHAYNAKVFLQMSAGFGRVTIPTNLGEFPPVAPSPIQHRWLDKICRELTVDEIKSIVKKFGDGAYNAKRAGFDGIEIHAVHEGYLIDQFAISLFNHRTDEYGGSLENRLRFAREIVEEIKNRCGEDFPVVLRYSPKSFIKDLRDGALPGEEFVEKGRDLDEGIEAAKLLVSYGYDSLDTDVGSYDSWWWSHPPMYQKKGLYRPYAKLMKETVDVPIICAGRMDDPDMALEAIENGTCDMISLGRPLLADPDYVNKLRANKCQSIRPCISCQEGCMGRIQHYSMINCAVNPQACKEKDNALLPILKKKKVLIVGGGVAGCEAARVLALRGHEPVVYEKNSRLGGNLIPGGAPDFKKDDIALADWYANTLKELNVEVNLNSEITKEQILKANFDSVIIATGSTPKIFSLGDDDKVFTAADVLTEKKDCGGTTVVVGGGLVGCETALYLTKKGKKVTIVEALNKILALNGPLCSANSEMLERLIPFNGIDVKTSSKVKSYKDEILEVETEKGTEKIKCDSIILSVGYKEENSLYKELEFEIPEIYLLGDARKVSNIMYAIWDAYEVANHI, encoded by the coding sequence ATGAATAAGTATAAAAAATTATTTGAACCAGTTAAAATTGGAAAGTGTGAAATAAAAAATCGTTTTGCACTAGCACCTATGGGTCCACTAGGACTAGCTGACAGTGAAGGAGGATTCAACCAAAGGGGAATTGATTACTACACTGAAAGAGCAAAAGGTGGCACTGGCTTAATTATTACAGGAGTTACTTTTGTAGATAATGAAGTTGAAGAACATGGTATGCCAAATTGTCCTTGCCCTACACATAATCCTGTTCAATTTGTAAGAACTGCAAGGGAAATGACGGAGAGAATACATGCATACAATGCAAAAGTATTTTTACAAATGTCAGCTGGATTTGGCAGAGTAACTATACCTACTAATCTTGGTGAATTTCCACCTGTTGCACCATCACCAATTCAACATAGATGGCTTGACAAAATTTGCCGTGAGCTTACAGTGGATGAAATTAAATCCATAGTGAAGAAATTTGGAGATGGAGCTTACAATGCAAAGAGAGCTGGTTTTGATGGAATTGAAATTCACGCTGTTCATGAAGGATATCTTATAGATCAATTTGCTATTTCGTTATTTAATCACAGAACAGATGAATATGGAGGAAGTTTGGAAAACAGACTTCGTTTTGCACGTGAAATAGTTGAAGAAATTAAAAATAGATGTGGAGAAGATTTCCCAGTAGTTCTCAGGTATTCACCAAAGAGTTTTATCAAAGATTTGAGGGATGGAGCACTTCCAGGAGAAGAATTTGTTGAAAAAGGAAGAGATTTAGATGAAGGAATTGAAGCCGCTAAATTACTTGTATCTTATGGATATGATTCATTAGATACTGATGTTGGATCATATGATTCATGGTGGTGGAGTCATCCGCCAATGTACCAAAAGAAGGGACTATATAGACCATATGCTAAATTAATGAAAGAAACTGTAGATGTTCCTATTATATGTGCAGGAAGAATGGATGATCCGGATATGGCACTTGAAGCCATTGAAAATGGCACTTGTGATATGATAAGTCTTGGAAGACCGTTACTTGCAGACCCTGATTATGTAAATAAGTTGAGGGCAAATAAATGTCAATCAATTAGACCTTGTATATCCTGTCAAGAAGGTTGTATGGGACGAATTCAACACTATTCAATGATAAATTGTGCAGTAAATCCACAAGCATGTAAGGAAAAAGACAATGCACTTCTTCCTATATTAAAGAAGAAAAAAGTTTTAATAGTTGGTGGTGGAGTAGCAGGATGTGAAGCTGCAAGAGTTTTAGCGCTTAGAGGCCATGAACCAGTAGTTTATGAAAAGAATTCTAGACTAGGTGGTAACCTTATTCCAGGTGGGGCACCAGATTTTAAGAAAGATGATATTGCCCTAGCTGATTGGTATGCAAATACATTAAAAGAATTAAATGTAGAAGTAAATTTAAATAGTGAAATTACTAAAGAACAAATTTTAAAAGCTAATTTTGATAGTGTAATAATTGCGACAGGGTCTACACCAAAAATATTCTCACTTGGAGACGATGATAAAGTATTTACAGCAGCAGATGTACTTACAGAAAAGAAAGATTGTGGAGGCACTACAGTTGTAGTTGGTGGTGGACTAGTTGGATGTGAAACTGCACTTTATCTTACTAAAAAAGGCAAAAAAGTAACTATAGTAGAAGCATTAAATAAAATACTTGCATTAAATGGACCGCTGTGTTCTGCAAACAGTGAAATGCTTGAAAGACTTATTCCCTTTAATGGTATTGATGTGAAAACAAGTTCTAAAGTTAAATCATATAAGGATGAAATTCTTGAAGTAGAAACGGAAAAGGGAACAGAAAAAATAAAATGCGATTCAATAATACTTTCTGTTGGATATAAAGAGGAAAATTCATTATATAAGGAATTAGAATTTGAAATTCCAGAAATTTATCTTTTAGGAGATGCACGAAAGGTTTCTAATATTATGTATGCCATTTGGGATGCATATGAAGTTGCCAATCACATATAG
- a CDS encoding PadR family transcriptional regulator → MRTLKYAILGLINRKPSTGYDITKEFNDALVEFWYAKHSQIYPELKKLTDEGLISYETVIQGEKLEKKLYSITEKGKESLQKWLAKDEPLEPTPKDVFRLKAYFCDEMDTDTLLKQFKSQLDKHTKRLNYLKNSMEELLKVKDISKVPSSGFGDYIVLRGAIMRENAYVDWLCDCIKKITEGL, encoded by the coding sequence ATGAGGACTTTAAAATACGCAATCTTAGGACTTATTAATAGAAAACCATCAACTGGATATGATATAACTAAAGAATTTAATGATGCATTAGTAGAATTCTGGTATGCTAAGCATAGTCAAATATACCCTGAATTAAAGAAATTGACGGATGAAGGTCTTATTTCATATGAAACGGTAATACAAGGAGAAAAATTAGAAAAAAAATTATATTCTATAACTGAAAAAGGAAAAGAATCTTTACAAAAATGGCTTGCAAAAGATGAACCTTTGGAGCCAACTCCCAAAGACGTCTTTAGACTTAAAGCTTATTTTTGTGATGAAATGGACACTGACACTTTATTAAAACAATTTAAAAGTCAATTAGATAAACATACTAAAAGATTAAATTATCTTAAAAATTCCATGGAGGAGCTTTTAAAGGTAAAGGATATATCTAAAGTGCCTTCTTCTGGTTTTGGTGACTATATCGTTTTACGAGGAGCCATTATGAGAGAAAATGCTTATGTAGATTGGCTTTGTGACTGTATAAAAAAAATTACAGAAGGATTATAG
- a CDS encoding protease complex subunit PrcB family protein, translating into MFKKLFIPMCFVLTVGAVYMPASVKAQGTSKMQSSVSNISKNKLIIKNGPNIMCNKIDFETISCDNAPKALTNGIDSCKSSEGFLYYLDSSTNYLYVAVMRGQKPTGGYDIKVDSVEDVEGRGNIIVKETDPDKGAILPQIVTYPYTIIKVKLPDFSISLKNSSGKVYDYLGAGESNIIGASWVIGNLENIYTDKDYIFIKVKYENGDTELFYVKNNDEGKNQIKNLKVNSTVSVRYALGTPEKYNGEAAFPLIDVKMPVDKSMFTDKGWEDLNSKDYLNILRDKQWTIKFKDQLNEQNVNDSNIYVVDSSGNIIPTALSLQDDKKSVKVIPYKPYKLGQKYYLFISSKLNDNTSSLKGYRMGFQISDSIRIK; encoded by the coding sequence ATGTTTAAAAAGTTATTTATACCTATGTGTTTTGTACTAACTGTAGGAGCTGTATATATGCCAGCTTCAGTAAAAGCTCAAGGAACATCTAAGATGCAATCTTCAGTATCTAATATCAGTAAGAATAAACTTATTATTAAGAATGGACCTAATATAATGTGCAATAAAATTGACTTTGAGACTATATCCTGTGATAATGCACCAAAAGCTTTAACTAATGGTATAGATTCCTGTAAATCCAGTGAAGGATTTTTGTACTATTTGGATAGCAGCACAAATTATCTATATGTAGCTGTAATGAGAGGACAAAAGCCTACAGGAGGTTACGATATTAAAGTAGATTCTGTAGAAGATGTAGAAGGAAGAGGAAATATAATTGTAAAGGAAACAGATCCGGACAAAGGGGCCATATTACCTCAAATTGTAACTTATCCCTATACTATAATAAAGGTTAAATTACCTGATTTTAGTATAAGCTTAAAAAATTCTTCAGGTAAGGTATATGATTATTTAGGTGCAGGAGAAAGCAATATAATAGGTGCTTCCTGGGTAATTGGTAATTTAGAAAATATATATACTGATAAAGATTATATATTTATAAAGGTTAAATATGAAAATGGGGATACCGAGCTTTTCTATGTAAAAAATAATGATGAAGGGAAAAATCAAATAAAGAATTTAAAAGTAAATAGTACTGTAAGTGTAAGATATGCACTTGGAACTCCAGAAAAGTACAATGGTGAAGCTGCATTTCCTTTAATAGATGTAAAAATGCCTGTAGATAAGAGTATGTTTACAGATAAAGGATGGGAGGATTTAAATTCAAAGGACTATTTGAATATTCTGCGGGATAAACAATGGACGATAAAGTTTAAAGATCAGCTTAATGAGCAGAATGTAAATGACTCAAATATATATGTAGTAGATAGTTCTGGAAATATAATTCCAACAGCATTGTCACTACAAGATGATAAGAAATCTGTAAAAGTTATTCCCTATAAACCTTATAAACTGGGACAAAAATATTACTTATTTATATCAAGCAAATTAAATGATAATACATCTTCTTTAAAAGGATATAGGATGGGTTTTCAAATATCAGATAGCATACGTATAAAATAA
- a CDS encoding DUF4367 domain-containing protein: MKDNMKNFRDESNEILKNICVTDELKRKTLARCSNIRSLQLKPVLIVSAVFAILIFTFKLYNFSHKTDIARSYVKPAQKYVDKSINNDHKGTKDNETLKEISKADKIENSIVQDKSNEKNSPQNVNSNKDTTIQNKNVLPQNTDNYDAESPGTSQKNEKDDDKNHSENLSAVRPGGVASPAESLSMKDAEKYFESKVLLPSYVPEGFELSNISIPCEGVKSISIKYSLNSQYFTIQESKNLLGLKGDKTLYIGAGKAYVNYFKDEQATSVSWIMNNVEYSLYGNIQENSLIDIANSIK; encoded by the coding sequence ATGAAAGATAATATGAAAAATTTTAGGGATGAATCAAATGAAATTCTAAAAAATATTTGTGTTACAGATGAATTAAAAAGAAAGACACTAGCAAGATGTAGTAACATAAGATCATTGCAATTAAAACCGGTTTTAATTGTATCAGCTGTTTTTGCCATTCTAATTTTTACGTTTAAATTGTACAATTTTTCTCATAAAACTGATATTGCACGCAGTTATGTAAAACCAGCTCAAAAATATGTAGATAAATCAATAAATAATGATCATAAAGGAACTAAAGATAATGAAACGTTAAAGGAAATATCAAAGGCTGATAAAATAGAGAATTCAATAGTACAGGATAAATCAAATGAAAAAAATTCTCCCCAAAATGTAAATTCAAATAAGGATACAACAATTCAAAATAAAAATGTTTTACCACAAAATACAGATAATTACGATGCTGAATCTCCTGGTACTAGTCAAAAAAATGAAAAAGATGATGATAAAAATCATAGTGAAAATTTAAGTGCAGTAAGACCTGGTGGAGTAGCTTCTCCAGCAGAATCCTTAAGTATGAAAGACGCTGAAAAATATTTTGAAAGTAAGGTGCTGCTTCCATCATATGTTCCTGAAGGATTTGAACTTTCAAATATATCTATTCCCTGTGAAGGAGTTAAAAGCATAAGCATAAAGTATAGTTTAAATTCCCAATATTTTACAATACAGGAAAGTAAGAACTTGTTAGGATTAAAAGGTGATAAAACCTTATATATTGGTGCTGGTAAGGCTTATGTAAATTACTTTAAAGATGAACAAGCAACAAGTGTATCATGGATAATGAATAATGTGGAATACTCTTTATATGGAAATATACAAGAAAATTCCCTAATTGACATAGCAAATTCAATTAAATGA
- a CDS encoding sigma-70 family RNA polymerase sigma factor, with product MDEKIEELMDSYGNDVLRMAYLYLKDKYLAEDVFQEVFIKVYKNFSKLKKSSSEKNWIMTITINTCRDLLRISWFKKVILSKDVYDNSFVDICENVDDKVINKIQHEELLKQVMDMPRKYKEIIILYYYEELSTRDISKVLKIPEGTVRSRLFRARSVLKSNIDGKIEYER from the coding sequence ATGGATGAGAAAATAGAAGAGTTAATGGACAGCTATGGAAATGACGTACTTAGAATGGCCTATCTATATTTAAAGGACAAGTATTTGGCTGAAGATGTTTTTCAAGAGGTTTTTATAAAAGTGTATAAAAATTTTAGTAAGCTCAAAAAAAGCAGCAGCGAAAAAAACTGGATTATGACTATTACAATAAATACTTGCAGGGATTTATTAAGAATTTCCTGGTTCAAGAAAGTTATTCTGTCAAAGGATGTGTATGATAATTCCTTTGTAGATATCTGTGAAAATGTAGATGACAAAGTCATAAATAAAATTCAACATGAAGAATTATTAAAACAGGTCATGGATATGCCTCGCAAATATAAGGAAATTATAATTCTTTACTATTATGAAGAATTATCTACAAGGGACATAAGTAAGGTACTGAAGATACCAGAAGGTACTGTGCGCAGTAGACTTTTTAGAGCAAGGTCAGTATTGAAATCCAATATAGATGGGAAGATTGAATATGAAAGATAA
- a CDS encoding cell wall-binding repeat-containing protein, producing the protein MCTKNWTTSDNVVLVSGEGYADALSVAPVAAAKGQILLLANNDQDSVQSVINFAKDNNSKVTIVGTSNVISDTIKSAFGSDAVRVNGGSNRFNTNLAVLKTFKSDFKNDKLYVANASAVIPDNLYADALVASTLAGKYSAPLVLVDKDNSPATDNAIYYIRYTVFKNTHAQIIGGTGVIPDSIYDSIELIVTPVYIHQN; encoded by the coding sequence ATATGTACAAAAAATTGGACAACTTCAGACAATGTCGTTTTAGTATCAGGTGAAGGATATGCCGATGCACTTTCCGTAGCACCAGTAGCAGCAGCAAAGGGACAAATTCTGTTATTAGCAAATAATGACCAGGATTCAGTTCAATCAGTAATTAACTTTGCAAAAGATAACAATTCTAAGGTTACAATTGTTGGAACTTCAAACGTTATAAGCGATACAATAAAGAGTGCTTTTGGCTCAGATGCTGTTAGAGTAAACGGTGGATCAAACAGGTTTAATACTAACTTAGCTGTGTTAAAAACATTCAAGAGTGACTTTAAAAATGATAAACTTTATGTAGCAAATGCAAGTGCAGTCATACCGGATAACCTTTACGCAGACGCATTAGTTGCTTCCACATTAGCTGGAAAATATAGTGCCCCATTAGTATTAGTTGACAAAGATAACTCACCTGCAACAGATAATGCTATATACTATATTAGATATACAGTTTTCAAAAATACTCATGCACAAATAATCGGGGGAACTGGCGTTATTCCAGATTCTATATATGATTCTATAGAGTTAATAGTAACTCCAGTATATATTCATCAAAACTAA
- the ade gene encoding adenine deaminase — protein sequence MRSYLEIKKLIECGLGEVYCDLKLSNVNLVNVYSEEVYGTNIYIKDGRVVCIDPDVNLKTEKSIDCSGKYAIPGFIDSHLHIETTLLSPEALSDVIVPKGTTTLCADLMEIANVCGIGGIKALLNSIEKLPYRTYIEIPSRVPTAPGLETTGGVVELEEVIEALSWDETLSLGELDPSKILCKKEKYLKKIEASLSRRKIINGHAIGITGKNLNVYAASGMSDDHECVSFEELLERIRLGMDIFIREGSSERNVEKLIKGIVDKKLSFEHLMFCTDDKHASDIKNEGHINYNVNKAISLGVSPINAIQMATINAAKHFRVEDEIGSITPGRKADILVVESLENIEPSMVFFEGKLVAEQGNLISNKVSAQYPIWIKNTVKFKTPIIPESFKINSKCNDTACVNVIELIKDQIINKWIKAKLPVKEGLIQNDVGEDILKLAVVERYGKTGGVGIGFVKGFNIKDGALASSVSHDHHNIVCVGTDDYNMSTAVNEIKDIQGGFVLVKQGKVIGKMILPIGGLMSDHDADSVIEKITSLNNLTHEIGCTLAAPFMTLSFISLPTVPELGLTDIGLIDVLKHEIISMESKNDK from the coding sequence TTGAGAAGCTATTTGGAAATAAAAAAACTTATAGAATGTGGACTAGGTGAAGTATATTGTGATTTAAAACTTTCAAATGTTAATCTCGTAAATGTCTATTCTGAAGAAGTATATGGTACAAACATCTATATAAAAGATGGTAGAGTTGTGTGTATTGATCCTGATGTTAATCTGAAAACTGAAAAATCTATAGATTGCAGTGGAAAGTATGCTATTCCAGGATTCATTGATTCCCATTTGCATATTGAAACTACATTGCTTTCTCCTGAAGCACTTTCAGATGTAATAGTACCTAAAGGTACTACAACTCTCTGTGCAGATCTTATGGAAATTGCAAATGTATGTGGTATAGGTGGAATAAAAGCTCTGCTTAATTCCATAGAGAAACTACCTTATAGAACTTATATTGAAATACCATCAAGAGTACCTACGGCTCCGGGACTTGAAACTACAGGAGGGGTAGTGGAATTAGAAGAAGTTATAGAGGCGCTTAGTTGGGATGAGACGTTGAGCTTAGGGGAACTTGACCCTTCAAAAATACTGTGTAAAAAAGAAAAATATTTAAAGAAAATTGAGGCTTCGCTTAGTAGAAGAAAAATAATTAATGGGCATGCTATTGGAATAACAGGAAAGAATCTTAATGTGTATGCTGCTTCTGGTATGAGTGATGATCATGAATGTGTATCTTTTGAAGAACTTCTTGAGAGAATAAGACTTGGTATGGACATATTTATAAGAGAAGGAAGTTCTGAGAGAAATGTAGAAAAGCTTATAAAGGGAATTGTAGATAAGAAACTTTCTTTTGAACACCTTATGTTTTGTACAGATGATAAACATGCCAGTGATATAAAAAATGAAGGACACATCAATTATAATGTGAACAAGGCCATTTCTCTAGGGGTTTCTCCTATAAATGCAATTCAGATGGCAACTATAAATGCAGCAAAGCATTTTAGAGTAGAAGATGAAATAGGAAGTATTACTCCAGGAAGAAAAGCAGACATTCTGGTAGTAGAAAGCTTAGAAAATATAGAACCATCCATGGTATTTTTTGAGGGTAAACTTGTAGCTGAGCAGGGAAATTTAATTTCAAATAAAGTAAGTGCACAATATCCCATCTGGATAAAAAATACTGTAAAATTTAAAACCCCAATAATACCAGAATCTTTTAAGATAAACTCCAAATGTAATGATACAGCTTGTGTAAATGTCATAGAACTTATTAAAGATCAGATAATAAACAAGTGGATAAAAGCAAAACTTCCGGTAAAGGAAGGACTAATTCAAAATGATGTAGGAGAGGACATTTTAAAACTTGCAGTAGTTGAAAGATACGGAAAAACAGGTGGAGTCGGAATTGGATTTGTAAAAGGATTTAATATTAAAGATGGCGCACTGGCTTCTTCTGTATCTCATGATCACCACAATATAGTTTGTGTTGGAACTGATGATTATAATATGTCTACAGCAGTTAATGAAATTAAGGATATACAGGGAGGTTTTGTATTAGTAAAGCAGGGCAAAGTCATTGGAAAGATGATTTTACCTATTGGTGGGCTTATGAGTGACCATGATGCAGATTCTGTTATAGAGAAAATTACTAGTTTAAACAATCTTACACATGAGATAGGCTGTACTCTAGCTGCACCCTTTATGACATTGTCATTTATTTCCCTGCCTACTGTTCCGGAACTAGGGCTTACGGACATTGGACTCATTGATGTACTTAAGCATGAAATAATTTCTATGGAAAGTAAGAATGATAAATAA
- a CDS encoding nucleoside deaminase, whose protein sequence is MSKKDHLYYLRRANEIAKNSREHGNTPFGALLVDKDGNILLEQENIEISTGDCTGHAEASLMRRASQKYSKEFLAECTLYTTFEPCVMCSGAIYWGNVRTVVYGLTEKELLNQTGNDKQNPTFDLSCREVFKKGQKDITVIGPFNELKDEILKTHEGYWGKSN, encoded by the coding sequence ATGAGTAAAAAAGATCACTTATATTATTTAAGAAGGGCAAATGAAATTGCTAAAAATTCAAGAGAACATGGAAATACTCCATTTGGAGCACTGCTTGTAGATAAGGATGGTAATATACTTTTAGAACAGGAAAATATAGAGATAAGTACAGGAGATTGTACGGGACATGCTGAGGCTTCCCTTATGAGGAGGGCATCTCAAAAATATTCTAAAGAATTTTTAGCAGAGTGTACACTATATACTACTTTTGAACCATGTGTCATGTGTTCTGGTGCCATTTACTGGGGCAATGTAAGAACAGTTGTATATGGACTTACTGAAAAAGAACTTTTAAATCAAACGGGAAATGACAAGCAAAATCCAACTTTTGACCTTTCCTGTAGGGAAGTGTTTAAGAAAGGACAGAAAGACATTACAGTAATAGGACCTTTTAATGAATTAAAAGATGAAATATTAAAAACTCATGAGGGGTACTGGGGGAAAAGTAATTGA
- a CDS encoding ABC transporter permease, with the protein MNGVISFLAAAVVAGTPLLFATLGEILTEKAGNLNLGVEGLMLMGAVMGFSIGYNTGNPIMAILAAMAAGAFGVLIYTILTVNLKANQTVSGLAISIFGTGFSNFIGKSIVGKNIPGGVKSFFEPVSIPILSHIPFIGPIFFHQDILVYIGYAAAIIMGIYFYRTYKGLNLKAVGENPAAADAASINVNLYKYIHILIGGALCGLGGAYLSLAYVPSWQDNVTAGRGWIAVALVVFASWNPYKAIFASYLFGGLDIISFRMKNMFISQYFIDMLPYLVTIIILVLVYMRKSNKNAPPKALGNAYFREER; encoded by the coding sequence ATGAATGGAGTAATTAGCTTTTTAGCAGCAGCAGTAGTTGCAGGAACTCCCCTTCTTTTTGCAACACTAGGAGAAATTTTAACTGAAAAAGCTGGAAATTTAAATCTTGGCGTTGAAGGATTAATGCTTATGGGTGCGGTTATGGGATTTAGTATAGGATATAATACTGGAAATCCAATTATGGCTATTTTGGCAGCTATGGCAGCAGGAGCCTTTGGCGTTCTCATATATACGATTTTAACGGTTAACTTAAAAGCTAATCAGACAGTTTCAGGACTAGCTATATCTATATTTGGAACTGGATTTTCTAATTTTATAGGTAAAAGTATAGTTGGCAAGAATATACCAGGAGGTGTTAAAAGTTTTTTTGAACCTGTAAGTATACCAATACTTTCCCACATACCTTTTATTGGACCGATTTTTTTCCATCAGGATATTTTAGTTTATATTGGATATGCAGCTGCAATTATTATGGGAATTTATTTTTACAGAACTTATAAGGGATTAAATCTTAAAGCAGTAGGAGAGAATCCGGCAGCAGCAGATGCTGCTAGTATAAATGTAAATCTTTATAAATATATTCATATACTTATTGGTGGTGCACTTTGTGGACTTGGTGGTGCTTATTTATCACTGGCATATGTTCCTAGCTGGCAGGATAATGTTACAGCAGGTAGAGGTTGGATTGCAGTAGCACTGGTTGTATTTGCATCATGGAATCCTTATAAAGCTATTTTTGCATCTTATCTTTTTGGTGGACTTGATATCATTAGTTTTAGAATGAAAAATATGTTTATTTCTCAATATTTTATTGATATGCTCCCATATCTAGTAACTATTATAATACTGGTACTTGTATATATGAGAAAATCAAATAAAAATGCTCCACCTAAAGCATTAGGTAATGCCTATTTTAGAGAGGAACGTTAG